From one Ignavibacteria bacterium genomic stretch:
- the rsmB gene encoding 16S rRNA (cytosine(967)-C(5))-methyltransferase RsmB, which produces MSNEQAPSSQTSTADRETIAPLSLFETARGTAVKILMRYESSDSYIDKLLDAELRRSELAAADKALVTELVNGTVRWLSRLDWILTGFYHGEFTKCLALVRNSMRIALYQMLFLSKIPPPAAINESVEIVKRYKGDRHAGIVNGVLRNVQRSIGNIRYPPREENELLHLSVHSAHPLWMVRRYVERFGAAQAEALLNANNQRPMLTLRTHATRFDVNQLVTILDAEQIKYEASSVHQASVLVTSLRDIRSLSVFADGLVSVQDASASLVVRLANPKPGMLVYDLCAAPGSKAVFAAEIMNNEGLIIALDQYSSKLQAVRDNARRAQVNIVEARHGDAREFSPEKQADIVLVDAPCSGLGTLSKKPDIKWRRSVDDIRRMAKRQAEILSHAATLVKVEGALVYSTCTIEPEENQDVIAGFLREYPNFELDPAEKHLAGNVCKDGFMQTFPHIHHCDGAFGARLIRKR; this is translated from the coding sequence ATGAGCAACGAACAAGCACCTTCTTCACAAACATCCACGGCAGACCGCGAAACCATAGCCCCTTTATCACTTTTTGAGACGGCTCGCGGTACAGCTGTAAAAATACTTATGCGGTACGAAAGTAGCGATTCGTATATCGACAAGCTACTTGATGCCGAGTTACGGCGCTCAGAGCTGGCTGCGGCAGACAAGGCACTGGTAACCGAACTTGTTAATGGAACGGTTCGGTGGCTGTCTCGGTTAGACTGGATTTTAACCGGGTTTTATCATGGTGAGTTTACCAAGTGCCTGGCCCTTGTTCGAAATTCAATGCGGATTGCGCTGTATCAGATGCTGTTTCTTTCTAAAATTCCACCTCCTGCGGCAATTAACGAGAGCGTTGAAATTGTTAAACGGTATAAGGGAGACCGGCATGCAGGGATTGTAAACGGGGTGCTGCGAAATGTTCAGCGAAGCATTGGCAATATTCGTTACCCTCCGCGTGAAGAAAACGAATTGCTGCACCTTTCCGTTCACAGTGCTCATCCGCTCTGGATGGTACGTAGATACGTAGAACGATTTGGCGCAGCACAAGCCGAGGCTCTGCTCAATGCAAATAATCAACGGCCCATGCTTACACTGCGCACCCATGCCACCCGGTTTGATGTAAACCAGTTGGTTACAATATTGGATGCCGAACAGATAAAGTACGAAGCGTCTTCCGTGCATCAGGCAAGCGTCCTGGTTACTTCATTGCGCGATATCCGCTCCCTTTCTGTATTTGCCGACGGATTGGTAAGCGTTCAGGATGCCAGCGCCAGTTTGGTTGTCCGGCTGGCCAACCCTAAGCCCGGTATGCTGGTGTATGATCTGTGCGCTGCACCCGGAAGTAAGGCTGTTTTCGCTGCCGAGATTATGAACAATGAGGGACTGATAATTGCCCTGGATCAGTACAGCAGCAAACTCCAGGCCGTACGCGATAATGCTAGGCGGGCTCAGGTCAATATTGTTGAGGCACGCCACGGTGATGCCAGGGAATTCTCTCCCGAAAAGCAGGCAGACATTGTTCTTGTTGATGCTCCGTGCAGCGGCCTTGGAACTTTAAGTAAGAAGCCGGATATTAAGTGGCGCAGGTCTGTTGACGATATCAGGAGAATGGCTAAACGACAAGCCGAAATCCTAAGTCATGCAGCAACGTTGGTGAAGGTGGAGGGGGCTTTGGTTTACTCTACGTGTACCATCGAGCCTGAAGAAAATCAGGATGTGATTGCCGGTTTTTTACGGGAGTATCCCAATTTTGAACTGGATCCGGCCGAAAAACACCTGGCAGGTAATGTCTGTAAAGATGGTTTTATGCAAACATTTCCGCATATTCACCACTGCGACGGGGCGTTTGGCGCCCGGTTGATCAGAAAGCGTTAA
- a CDS encoding PD40 domain-containing protein — protein MLKSVVTLFVGLIALTLCVSAAESFSEPILYAVTINSDAVRADEELEGDVLSRPDLIRILNLGPAINHKGLDYGPTVSADGKTLYFVSNRKGSRITRDGDFSHDFWAAKKENNLDTVFFPPYNIDTVDAGVNTIQNEGVASIAVDRQTLYFTGCDRKDGLGDCDIYVTEIQGDRWGTPRNLGRNVNSEYWDSQPAISPGKDRLYFSSNRPSPTNPDGGGSEDMDIWYADWDDDLGEWKKAVNLGPDINTSKQEVAPFIAADGNTLFFSSNGLKPNMGGLDFYKTSRTGQKDREGRDRWTKPQQLPAPINTKEDDQFITLPASGDVVYFSSRRRDLPNWQGDLDVFMAFIPKFFRVVNVIVDVIDECTGLHVPAAVTLKNNKTGKSGTDTLTLTTTETSIYVNDADYGVGAAKSDQVTYTATAVSPTYGERSITIDVTDPGKTFDQNKQDSNIVIRKTIMLGRRPTLTAQIGPSEEAKRKNSSWRGLVLEERATVILYPLLPYIFFDLNQSTFASRYTIFRSPSQTQGFNDERLPGSTLQKYYHVLNIYGYRLTKYPNVKVEITGCVDEINEDKNSPLPMKRAELVRDYLRTIWKIDDSRITVKAMGWPKERSNPKDSFGIVENRRAELRFSGEPDDVWHVSKPILDNDPTTTPSPDIMTWNMTNGIDDKIVASRRIEVWRNGTSWNVLDKIGNTAAAYDWDWLDKEGEYPKEGKNSKDPEQNLPGYTAQLVVVSANGTECRSDSVHIPVRRLSSRTIATTTEGSTTKEKYNLILFDFDSYNPGDMNKRILKEFVYPRVKASTTIKVEGHTDVVGEYNHNKKLSENRARVTKDLVNSGSAGYKTLESVGTGEDDPLYTNDLPEGRFFNRTVQVQLETPLTDAEIDR, from the coding sequence ATGCTGAAAAGTGTTGTGACACTCTTTGTGGGATTGATTGCACTGACTTTGTGTGTCAGTGCTGCCGAATCGTTTTCTGAACCAATACTCTATGCAGTTACTATCAACTCGGATGCAGTGCGTGCAGACGAAGAGCTCGAGGGTGATGTTCTCAGTCGCCCGGATCTGATTCGGATTCTCAACCTGGGTCCGGCAATTAACCATAAAGGCTTGGACTACGGCCCAACGGTTAGTGCCGATGGTAAAACTCTTTACTTCGTGTCGAACCGTAAGGGTAGCCGGATTACTCGTGACGGAGATTTCTCACACGATTTCTGGGCAGCCAAGAAAGAAAACAATCTGGATACGGTTTTCTTCCCTCCGTACAATATCGACACCGTTGATGCCGGTGTAAATACAATACAAAATGAAGGTGTTGCAAGTATTGCCGTTGACCGGCAAACATTATACTTTACCGGTTGCGACCGTAAGGATGGTCTGGGTGACTGTGACATTTACGTTACTGAAATTCAGGGCGACCGCTGGGGTACTCCAAGAAACCTTGGACGCAACGTAAACTCGGAATACTGGGACAGCCAGCCGGCAATTTCTCCCGGAAAAGACAGACTCTACTTCTCGTCCAACCGACCATCGCCTACTAATCCGGACGGTGGCGGCTCAGAGGATATGGACATCTGGTATGCCGACTGGGACGATGATCTTGGCGAATGGAAGAAAGCCGTGAACCTTGGTCCCGACATCAACACCAGTAAACAGGAAGTAGCACCGTTTATTGCAGCAGACGGTAATACACTGTTCTTCTCGTCGAACGGACTCAAACCCAATATGGGAGGACTTGATTTTTATAAGACTTCGCGTACCGGTCAAAAAGACCGCGAAGGTCGTGACCGATGGACAAAGCCACAGCAACTCCCGGCACCGATCAACACAAAGGAAGATGATCAGTTTATAACACTGCCAGCCTCGGGTGACGTTGTTTACTTCTCATCGCGGCGTAGGGACCTTCCAAACTGGCAGGGCGACCTTGACGTGTTTATGGCTTTTATTCCGAAGTTCTTCCGTGTTGTTAACGTAATTGTAGATGTAATAGATGAGTGTACGGGACTGCACGTGCCGGCAGCAGTTACCTTAAAGAACAATAAAACAGGTAAGTCAGGCACAGATACACTTACCCTGACCACAACCGAAACCAGCATTTATGTTAATGATGCTGACTACGGAGTGGGTGCTGCAAAATCAGACCAGGTCACATATACGGCAACTGCTGTCTCGCCCACCTACGGTGAGCGCAGCATTACAATTGACGTAACAGATCCCGGCAAGACGTTTGATCAGAACAAGCAAGACAGTAATATCGTCATTCGCAAAACCATAATGCTGGGACGTCGTCCAACGCTTACAGCACAAATCGGTCCGTCTGAAGAAGCAAAGCGCAAAAACAGCTCCTGGCGCGGCCTGGTGCTTGAAGAGCGTGCTACCGTAATTCTGTACCCGCTGCTTCCGTACATCTTTTTCGATCTCAATCAATCTACGTTTGCATCGCGTTACACCATTTTCCGCTCACCCAGCCAAACCCAGGGCTTTAATGACGAGCGCCTGCCAGGTTCAACACTGCAGAAATACTATCACGTGCTGAACATCTACGGGTATCGGTTAACAAAATATCCTAATGTTAAAGTTGAAATTACAGGATGTGTTGACGAGATTAACGAAGACAAGAACTCGCCGCTCCCAATGAAGCGTGCAGAACTCGTCCGAGATTACCTACGTACCATCTGGAAGATTGACGATAGTCGGATAACCGTGAAGGCAATGGGATGGCCCAAGGAACGGTCGAACCCCAAGGATTCATTCGGTATTGTTGAAAACCGTCGTGCAGAACTTCGCTTTAGTGGCGAACCTGACGACGTGTGGCATGTTAGCAAACCAATATTGGATAACGACCCGACAACGACGCCATCACCGGATATCATGACGTGGAACATGACCAATGGTATTGACGACAAAATCGTTGCATCGCGCAGAATCGAGGTGTGGCGCAATGGTACAAGCTGGAACGTACTGGATAAGATTGGCAATACTGCAGCTGCTTATGACTGGGATTGGCTTGATAAAGAAGGTGAGTATCCCAAGGAAGGCAAAAACAGTAAGGATCCTGAACAGAATCTCCCCGGGTACACGGCTCAGCTGGTTGTAGTATCGGCTAACGGTACGGAATGCAGATCGGATTCGGTTCATATCCCGGTTCGCCGCCTCTCGTCACGGACGATTGCAACTACAACCGAAGGAAGTACAACAAAGGAAAAGTATAACCTGATTTTGTTTGACTTTGACAGTTATAACCCCGGCGACATGAATAAGCGTATTCTTAAAGAATTTGTTTATCCGCGGGTTAAAGCATCAACTACAATAAAGGTTGAAGGTCATACTGACGTTGTTGGTGAATACAACCACAATAAGAAACTTTCAGAAAATCGTGCCCGCGTAACCAAGGATCTTGTAAATAGTGGATCTGCCGGGTACAAAACACTGGAGTCGGTAGGTACCGGTGAAGATGATCCGTTGTACACGAATGACCTGCCGGAAGGCCGGTTCTTTAACCGTACGGTACAGGTTCAGCTTGAAACACCGCTTACAGACGCAGAGATCGACCGTTAA
- the lgt gene encoding prolipoprotein diacylglyceryl transferase: MIEWNVDPVLFTLGPLSPRWYGLLWACAFLVSYWIMKRIFVAEGKPLKALDSLTMYMIVATILGARIGHVLFYEPDILFPNPLELFAIWHGGLASHGGALGIILGLWLFHRRYKEFSFIWLLDRLSIVAAVSGALIRVGNLMNSEIVGKPTDGSWGFWFMRIDQIPIYRHPTQLYEAALGFIIFGVLYWLYNHGTSIRWPGRLIGLFLVLQFTGRFVIEFFKEHQVAFESALPMDMGQLLSVPFVAVGLWLIYRSSNHDTSAGGATT; encoded by the coding sequence ATGATCGAGTGGAATGTTGACCCTGTGCTGTTTACACTCGGTCCACTGTCGCCCCGTTGGTACGGTCTGCTGTGGGCTTGTGCCTTCCTGGTTAGCTACTGGATAATGAAGCGAATCTTTGTTGCCGAGGGGAAGCCCCTTAAGGCATTAGATTCACTTACGATGTACATGATTGTAGCCACAATTCTCGGAGCACGAATCGGTCATGTTCTGTTTTACGAGCCGGATATTTTATTTCCTAACCCACTAGAGCTGTTTGCTATATGGCATGGTGGCCTTGCCAGTCATGGTGGTGCACTTGGAATAATTCTGGGGCTGTGGCTGTTTCACAGACGCTACAAAGAATTTAGTTTTATCTGGCTTCTTGACAGATTGTCGATTGTTGCGGCTGTGTCGGGAGCGCTGATTCGAGTTGGTAACCTGATGAACTCGGAAATCGTTGGTAAGCCAACAGATGGTTCCTGGGGGTTCTGGTTTATGCGGATAGATCAGATACCAATATACCGTCACCCCACCCAGTTATACGAAGCAGCACTCGGGTTCATCATTTTTGGAGTGCTGTACTGGCTGTATAACCATGGCACATCAATCAGGTGGCCCGGACGTTTAATTGGATTATTTCTGGTTTTGCAGTTTACAGGCCGGTTTGTTATCGAGTTCTTTAAGGAACACCAGGTAGCGTTTGAATCCGCACTACCAATGGATATGGGGCAACTGCTTAGCGTGCCATTTGTTGCTGTTGGGTTATGGCTGATTTACCGATCCTCAAATCACGATACGTCTGCCGGCGGAGCAACTACCTGA
- a CDS encoding T9SS type A sorting domain-containing protein, whose protein sequence is MKKYYSLCLLILAILPWGQSIVLAQAGWHRDGSLWRYEDLNIVSSTIGADETMNGSPVITVGRSLQRVDISAGNTESYDFPPEGNWIQLPRSPYFVLQVVHKREGDPSATFTFFNVKTSAMMDPITISASASTLEVDQNNTWISQTGSAGAVVLKPAAGIPVAESEYLVLLFKSDGSTQVRRIKPKVDIDIYVRDVNEEPFVYIRGNGLSFPPETEEVFTNGGYLIYDVNGDTRQLSLPTRGPGSGKGRHILWHSNKWDRLLIADEAASGCMLVKASNGLPTDTLEHSSQNPSAILKLLSASGNKSENWVVSYATIDSKPILLLWAMPALKEVTSYDLSQKDGAIPTLPCSKWNTVVPFIVTQANKHALYKWDPQDIVSVNESRMDESAKVKAYPNPTRDVVTLSSATLRGRMAFTITSISGEVMQTGTRVVDNGVMSINTGMLPAGVYGILLRSAENPHQPARARIIINR, encoded by the coding sequence ATGAAAAAATATTATTCACTGTGTTTGCTGATACTGGCAATACTGCCATGGGGTCAGAGTATCGTTTTAGCTCAGGCAGGATGGCACCGAGACGGAAGCCTATGGCGGTACGAAGATCTGAATATCGTCTCAAGTACAATCGGTGCTGATGAAACCATGAACGGAAGTCCGGTTATCACTGTGGGCAGATCCCTGCAGCGTGTTGACATTTCAGCAGGGAATACTGAGAGCTATGACTTTCCTCCGGAGGGTAACTGGATACAGCTTCCGCGTAGTCCGTACTTCGTTTTGCAGGTTGTACACAAACGCGAGGGTGATCCGTCGGCAACCTTCACGTTCTTTAATGTTAAAACATCGGCCATGATGGATCCGATTACGATTTCTGCCTCGGCTTCAACCTTAGAAGTTGATCAAAACAATACGTGGATCTCTCAAACCGGGTCTGCAGGTGCAGTTGTACTTAAACCGGCAGCCGGAATACCTGTTGCCGAATCAGAGTACCTTGTTCTGCTGTTTAAGAGCGATGGTTCAACGCAGGTGCGGCGTATAAAGCCCAAGGTTGATATTGACATTTATGTTCGTGATGTCAACGAAGAGCCATTTGTGTACATACGCGGGAACGGTCTATCGTTTCCACCTGAAACTGAAGAGGTCTTTACTAATGGTGGTTATCTGATCTACGACGTGAATGGCGACACCAGGCAGCTTAGTTTGCCTACACGGGGCCCGGGTAGCGGCAAGGGTCGGCATATCCTTTGGCATAGTAACAAATGGGACCGGCTCCTGATTGCCGACGAAGCAGCATCGGGCTGTATGTTGGTTAAGGCTTCAAATGGTCTGCCAACGGATACCCTCGAACACAGTTCACAGAATCCGTCGGCAATACTGAAACTGTTGAGTGCTTCAGGTAACAAATCCGAAAATTGGGTTGTTTCGTATGCAACTATCGATTCAAAACCAATTCTGTTGCTCTGGGCAATGCCGGCATTAAAGGAAGTTACCAGCTACGATCTATCGCAAAAGGATGGTGCAATACCTACACTTCCGTGCTCCAAGTGGAATACTGTTGTGCCGTTCATTGTAACTCAGGCCAACAAACATGCTTTGTACAAGTGGGATCCGCAGGATATTGTTAGCGTGAATGAATCAAGAATGGACGAGAGTGCTAAAGTAAAGGCCTACCCGAACCCAACCCGTGATGTTGTTACGCTATCGTCTGCCACCTTACGTGGGCGGATGGCCTTCACCATAACGAGTATCAGCGGTGAGGTGATGCAAACTGGAACCCGTGTAGTAGATAACGGTGTAATGTCCATTAACACCGGGATGCTTCCTGCAGGAGTGTATGGTATTCTGTTACGCAGTGCCGAAAACCCACACCAGCCCGCACGAGCAAGAATCATAATAAATCGATAA
- a CDS encoding 3-hydroxybutyryl-CoA dehydrogenase: protein MAINTIAVIGSGTMGNGIAHVAAQTGLDVILIDVQQAAIDKALATIEKNMDRQVKKGSMTDDEKKTSLARITTSTTVGAAFKSDLVIEAASERIEVKNAIFAELDAGCAPGTILASNTSSISITELAGATKRADRFIGMHFFNPVPVMQLCEIIRGLATSQETYNTIKALAERMGKVPVEVQDYPGFISNRILMPMINEAIYCVMEGIASVEDIDTVMKLGMAHPMGPLTLADFIGLDVCLSIMEVLHNGLGDTKYRACPLLRKMVAAGYLGRKSGRGFYQY, encoded by the coding sequence ATGGCAATTAACACGATTGCAGTAATTGGCAGCGGAACAATGGGCAATGGCATTGCTCACGTTGCAGCACAAACCGGCCTTGACGTCATTCTGATTGACGTGCAGCAGGCGGCAATTGACAAGGCTTTAGCCACGATTGAGAAAAACATGGACAGGCAGGTAAAGAAGGGGAGTATGACCGATGATGAGAAGAAAACATCACTGGCACGGATAACTACCTCAACCACGGTTGGTGCAGCGTTCAAGTCAGATCTGGTGATTGAAGCAGCAAGCGAAAGAATAGAAGTAAAGAACGCGATATTTGCCGAACTTGACGCTGGTTGTGCACCGGGTACGATACTGGCAAGCAACACATCTTCAATCAGTATTACCGAGCTTGCAGGTGCCACCAAACGGGCTGATAGGTTTATTGGTATGCACTTTTTTAATCCGGTGCCAGTGATGCAGCTCTGCGAAATTATTCGTGGCCTTGCCACCAGCCAGGAAACATACAACACCATAAAGGCCCTGGCTGAACGCATGGGTAAGGTTCCTGTTGAAGTACAAGACTATCCGGGCTTTATCAGCAACCGAATTCTGATGCCAATGATTAACGAGGCAATCTATTGCGTGATGGAAGGCATTGCCTCAGTAGAAGATATTGACACTGTAATGAAACTTGGTATGGCACATCCGATGGGACCGCTTACTCTGGCCGATTTCATTGGTCTGGACGTGTGTTTGTCAATTATGGAAGTCCTGCACAATGGGTTGGGCGATACCAAGTACCGCGCTTGTCCGCTGCTTCGTAAAATGGTAGCCGCCGGTTACCTGGGACGTAAGAGCGGCAGAGGTTTTTACCAGTACTGA
- a CDS encoding DEAD/DEAH box helicase family protein, with the protein MSKKVFFPSRPSVNPTIYAYELPNDTKRKGQIKIGYTDRDAETRIKEQIGATRADYNILLEESAMRVDGSSFTDKTVHLVLRKDKIMNPEGEWFVCTLNQLRKAIHEVKTGKCTDENRVLNFGMRPEQQEAVTKTIAYFKSFKKENPNKTPHFLWNAKMRFGKTFTTYQLAKKLKWKKILVLTFKPAVEDAWHEDLITHNDFKGWQYVSKNENRSEEQISRLIKSAQNKPLVCFGSFQDYLGTQKDGSIKAKNKWVHETEWDCVVFDEYHFGAWRENAKDLFGKDSEAEKEIDDYKRFDKEGLPEDGKVDVLEGILPIKAKHFLYLSGTPFRAIHSGEFIEEQIFNWTYSDEQRAKENWKKKDGPNPYASLPRMVMLTYQLPETITRVAELGEFDGFDLNIFFKAEGEGKKARFKYEDDVQKWLDLIRGSFSEQIVDTLKLKSEKPPLPYSDVRLKSVLNHTLWFLPSVASCHAMANLLKKRNNQFYHDYNVIIAAGTEAGIGIKALEPVLYAMEDPLQSKTITLSCGKLTTGVSVKPWTGILMLRNSSSPETYFQAAFRVQTPWVIKNPDGKSPNKEEILKEECYVFDFAPSRALKQIADYACNLNINESNPEKNVQEFINFLPILAFDGSSMKQIDAAGILDIAMSGTTATLLARRWESALLVNVDNNTLQRLMNNEEAMKALMNIEGFRNLNQDIETIINKSDKIKKAKKEGTDKLSDKKKKELTEDEKEYKNLRKQIQEKLIKFATRIPIFMYLTDYRERSLKDVITKLEPGLFRKVTGLKVKEFELLVSFGVFNSTLMNDAVFKFKRYEDASLEYTGINKHQGEDVGLYDTTITRLEYLTFKNKAV; encoded by the coding sequence ATGAGTAAGAAAGTTTTTTTTCCGTCAAGGCCCAGCGTCAATCCAACGATTTACGCTTATGAGCTACCCAATGACACCAAACGCAAAGGTCAAATTAAAATCGGCTATACGGACCGAGACGCGGAGACACGCATTAAGGAACAAATTGGTGCTACCCGAGCCGATTACAACATACTGCTTGAAGAAAGCGCCATGCGGGTTGATGGGAGTAGCTTTACAGACAAAACTGTTCATTTAGTACTGCGTAAAGACAAAATAATGAACCCGGAAGGTGAATGGTTTGTTTGTACCCTCAACCAATTACGTAAGGCCATTCATGAAGTAAAAACAGGCAAGTGTACCGACGAAAATCGGGTGCTGAATTTTGGAATGCGGCCTGAGCAGCAAGAAGCCGTAACCAAAACCATTGCTTACTTCAAAAGTTTTAAAAAGGAAAATCCAAACAAGACACCGCATTTTCTTTGGAACGCAAAGATGCGTTTCGGCAAAACCTTTACTACCTACCAGCTTGCCAAAAAGCTGAAATGGAAAAAGATATTGGTGTTAACCTTTAAACCCGCCGTTGAAGATGCCTGGCATGAAGATTTAATCACACACAACGATTTTAAAGGCTGGCAATATGTTTCTAAAAATGAAAATCGTTCTGAGGAACAAATATCAAGGTTAATTAAGAGCGCTCAAAACAAACCCTTGGTCTGTTTCGGCTCATTTCAGGATTATTTAGGCACGCAAAAAGACGGAAGCATAAAAGCTAAAAACAAGTGGGTTCATGAAACAGAGTGGGATTGCGTTGTTTTCGACGAATACCACTTTGGCGCCTGGCGTGAAAATGCCAAAGATTTATTTGGCAAGGACAGTGAAGCCGAAAAAGAAATCGACGATTATAAAAGGTTTGATAAGGAGGGATTACCGGAAGATGGGAAAGTGGATGTGTTAGAAGGTATTCTACCAATCAAAGCCAAACACTTTCTGTATTTATCCGGCACCCCTTTCAGAGCGATCCATTCAGGAGAGTTTATAGAAGAACAGATTTTTAACTGGACGTACTCGGACGAACAACGGGCAAAAGAAAACTGGAAGAAAAAAGACGGGCCAAATCCCTACGCCAGCTTACCGAGAATGGTAATGCTAACCTACCAACTTCCCGAAACCATTACCAGGGTTGCCGAATTAGGCGAGTTTGACGGTTTTGACCTAAACATTTTTTTTAAAGCTGAAGGCGAAGGGAAAAAAGCACGTTTTAAATACGAAGATGATGTGCAGAAATGGCTGGACTTAATTCGGGGTTCTTTCTCTGAACAAATTGTGGATACGCTAAAGCTAAAAAGCGAAAAGCCTCCCTTGCCTTATTCTGATGTACGGCTTAAAAGCGTATTGAATCACACCCTCTGGTTTTTACCTTCGGTAGCCTCGTGTCATGCAATGGCAAACCTGCTTAAAAAACGAAACAACCAGTTTTATCACGATTACAACGTAATTATCGCAGCAGGAACAGAAGCAGGAATCGGCATAAAGGCGCTCGAGCCTGTTTTATATGCAATGGAGGACCCGCTGCAATCGAAAACAATTACCCTTTCATGCGGTAAGCTAACAACTGGAGTTTCGGTAAAACCATGGACAGGAATTCTTATGCTGAGAAACTCGTCAAGCCCGGAAACCTATTTTCAGGCTGCTTTTCGTGTACAAACGCCGTGGGTCATCAAAAATCCCGACGGTAAATCACCGAACAAGGAAGAAATCTTAAAAGAAGAGTGTTACGTTTTTGATTTTGCCCCGAGCAGGGCTTTAAAACAAATTGCCGATTATGCTTGTAACCTGAACATTAATGAAAGCAATCCCGAAAAGAATGTACAGGAATTTATTAACTTCCTGCCCATATTGGCTTTTGATGGCAGTTCAATGAAACAAATCGATGCTGCCGGGATTTTAGATATTGCCATGAGTGGAACAACGGCCACCTTGCTTGCCAGACGCTGGGAAAGTGCATTGCTGGTAAACGTGGACAACAACACGTTGCAACGTTTAATGAACAACGAAGAAGCAATGAAAGCACTGATGAATATTGAAGGTTTCCGTAACCTGAACCAAGACATTGAAACCATCATCAACAAGAGCGATAAGATTAAAAAAGCCAAAAAGGAAGGAACCGATAAGCTTAGCGACAAGAAGAAAAAGGAACTTACTGAAGATGAAAAGGAATACAAGAATTTGCGAAAACAAATACAAGAAAAGCTCATCAAGTTTGCAACACGAATTCCGATTTTTATGTATTTGACAGATTACCGTGAACGCAGTTTGAAAGATGTAATTACAAAACTTGAGCCCGGGCTTTTCCGCAAAGTAACGGGTCTGAAGGTTAAGGAATTTGAACTATTAGTGAGTTTTGGCGTATTCAATTCTACCCTGATGAACGATGCAGTCTTTAAGTTTAAGCGCTACGAAGACGCAAGCCTGGAATACACTGGCATTAACAAACATCAAGGTGAAGATGTTGGACTTTATGACACGACAATAACACGTCTGGAATATTTAACGTTTAAAAACAAAGCAGTATAG
- a CDS encoding virulence RhuM family protein, translating to MAEQQDIFIYQTEDGVTKIQVQLTDSTVWLTQAAMVELFQSSKANISEHIKHIFEEGELQEEATVRKFRTVQTEGTREVTRNIDYYNLDVIISVGYRVKSLRGTQFRIWATERLREYLIKGFTMNDDLLKQGGGYFEELLDRIRDIRSSEKVFYRKVLEIYATSIDYNPSAETTKLFFQTVQNKLHWAAHGHTVAEVMFERANSGQPFMGLTAFNGKKPSKSEITIAKNYLNEEELAILNRLVSAYLDIAEVNAMQQKAMTMKDWIGVLDGFMKMSQQTILHDAGKISAELAQRKALTEYETYKSKPQDELSEVEKQFLASIEQAEKQVRKIKKK from the coding sequence ATGGCTGAACAACAAGACATATTCATCTACCAAACCGAAGACGGCGTTACCAAAATACAGGTGCAGCTAACCGACAGCACTGTGTGGCTAACACAAGCCGCCATGGTAGAGTTGTTTCAGTCGTCGAAAGCCAACATCAGCGAGCATATCAAACACATTTTTGAAGAGGGGGAATTGCAAGAAGAAGCAACTGTTCGGAAATTCCGAACAGTTCAAACAGAAGGCACTCGTGAAGTAACTCGAAATATAGACTATTACAACCTCGATGTGATTATTTCAGTAGGCTATCGGGTAAAATCGTTGCGAGGTACACAGTTTCGTATATGGGCAACTGAGCGTTTACGTGAGTATCTTATCAAAGGCTTTACGATGAATGACGATTTGCTTAAACAAGGTGGCGGTTATTTTGAAGAATTACTCGACCGCATCCGAGATATTCGTTCATCTGAAAAAGTATTTTACCGCAAGGTGTTAGAAATTTACGCAACCAGTATAGATTACAACCCAAGTGCCGAAACCACCAAACTTTTTTTTCAAACCGTGCAAAACAAACTGCATTGGGCTGCTCATGGGCACACGGTCGCAGAAGTAATGTTCGAACGAGCCAACTCCGGCCAGCCGTTTATGGGCTTAACCGCTTTTAACGGGAAAAAACCATCTAAAAGCGAAATCACAATTGCAAAAAACTATCTCAATGAAGAAGAACTCGCCATTCTAAACCGTCTTGTTTCTGCTTACCTGGATATTGCCGAAGTAAACGCCATGCAACAGAAAGCTATGACAATGAAAGATTGGATTGGCGTGTTAGATGGCTTTATGAAAATGTCGCAACAAACTATTTTGCACGATGCTGGTAAAATTTCGGCAGAATTAGCACAACGCAAAGCCCTTACTGAATACGAGACCTACAAAAGCAAACCACAAGACGAACTTTCGGAAGTGGAAAAACAATTTTTGGCAAGCATTGAACAGGCTGAAAAGCAAGTGAGAAAAATAAAGAAGAAATGA